In Hwangdonia lutea, a single window of DNA contains:
- a CDS encoding rhomboid family intramembrane serine protease, with translation MDTKEHFKFSTGVIAYPILFVLTIWLVFWFEVRFGVNFSKYGVYPQTLKGLRGVVFSPFIHGDIQHIYHNTVPLFVLSTALFYFYRPIAWKVLFFGILISGFLTWCIGRPSYHIGASGLIYVLVSFTFFKGVFAKHYRLIALSLVVVFLYGSMIWYAIPSEEGISWEGHLSGLITGLLFAFFFRSEIAKPKKYAWERDDFNEDDDPFLKHFDENGNFIETFEPEEEQEQPSINYTYKKHSEND, from the coding sequence ATGGACACTAAAGAACATTTTAAATTCTCAACAGGCGTTATTGCCTATCCAATTCTTTTTGTGCTCACCATTTGGTTGGTGTTTTGGTTCGAGGTTCGTTTTGGCGTTAACTTTAGTAAATATGGCGTTTACCCACAGACGTTAAAAGGGTTGCGAGGTGTTGTTTTTAGTCCGTTTATTCACGGCGATATTCAGCACATTTACCACAATACCGTTCCGTTGTTTGTATTATCAACAGCCTTATTTTATTTCTATCGGCCAATAGCTTGGAAAGTGTTGTTCTTTGGTATTTTAATTTCTGGATTTCTAACGTGGTGCATTGGCAGGCCGTCGTATCATATTGGTGCTAGCGGACTTATTTATGTGTTGGTTAGTTTTACCTTTTTCAAAGGTGTTTTTGCCAAACATTATAGGCTAATTGCATTGTCGTTAGTAGTTGTATTTCTTTATGGCAGTATGATTTGGTATGCTATACCAAGTGAAGAGGGCATCTCTTGGGAAGGGCATTTATCGGGTTTAATTACGGGCTTGCTGTTTGCTTTTTTCTTTAGAAGTGAAATTGCAAAACCCAAAAAATATGCTTGGGAGCGTGACGATTTTAACGAAGACGACGACCCGTTTTTAAAGCATTTTGATGAAAACGGAAACTTTATTGAAACTTTTGAACCTGAAGAAGAGCAGGAGCAACCTTCAATAAATTATACCTATAAAAAACATTCGGAAAACGACTGA
- the rlmB gene encoding 23S rRNA (guanosine(2251)-2'-O)-methyltransferase RlmB, translating to MQDQTQIFGIRAVIEAVNAGENIDKVFLQKGLKGELFSELESLLNRNSINKSYVPVEKLNRLTKKNHQGAVAHISPIEFHDLETLVMTVIESGKTPLFLLLDQISDVRNFGAIIRTAECTGVDGIIIQKKGGAPVNGDTIKTSAGAVFKIPICKVDHIKDAVFYLQASGIKVIAATEKTNEILYDVSFTEPSAIIMGSEGRGINPSTLKVVDAKAKLPILGDIESLNVSVACGAFLYEAVRQRMQ from the coding sequence ATGCAAGATCAAACTCAAATTTTTGGTATTAGAGCCGTTATAGAAGCTGTAAATGCTGGCGAAAATATAGATAAAGTATTTCTTCAAAAAGGCTTAAAAGGGGAACTTTTTAGTGAACTTGAATCTTTGTTAAACAGAAATTCGATTAATAAATCTTATGTGCCTGTTGAAAAACTTAACCGGCTTACAAAAAAAAACCATCAAGGTGCTGTGGCGCACATATCGCCTATTGAATTTCACGATTTAGAGACCCTTGTAATGACTGTTATAGAATCTGGTAAAACCCCATTGTTTTTATTGTTAGATCAGATTAGCGATGTCCGAAATTTTGGCGCCATTATTAGAACCGCAGAATGTACCGGTGTTGATGGCATTATTATCCAGAAAAAAGGCGGTGCCCCTGTAAACGGAGACACCATTAAAACAAGTGCGGGAGCAGTTTTTAAAATCCCGATTTGTAAAGTAGACCACATAAAAGATGCCGTATTTTACTTGCAAGCCTCTGGTATAAAAGTGATTGCTGCAACCGAAAAAACCAATGAGATACTATACGATGTATCTTTCACAGAACCAAGTGCCATTATTATGGGATCGGAAGGCCGAGGCATAAATCCATCCACTTTAAAGGTGGTTGACGCCAAAGCGAAACTACCCATTTTGGGTGATATTGAGTCCTTAAACGTATCAGTGGCTTGTGGCGCTTTTTTATATGAAGCTGTGCGGCAACGCATGCAGTAG
- a CDS encoding T9SS type B sorting domain-containing protein, with product MKTKILLLIFTLSVSLAFSQKQSANWYFGEYAGLNFNTPTPTPLTDGQLITKEGCATISDPNGNLLFYTDGVTIWDRRHQIMPNGEGLLGHSSSTESALIVPKPGSTSKYYVFTIDKPSYYLTEAEPIDGVNYSEIDLSLNSGFGDVVPGNKNNHLVTYDTNDAVQNEYKSSEKITAVSHSDGSSIWVITQFMNKFYAFLIDIYGVNETPIVSTVPQMIRPIFNDDGANITAIGYLKVSPDGKKIAIAHSSTNAGSPRTGRKKSGKVLLYDFNNTTGAVTNQLEILSGAYPYGVEFSPNSELLYITDNFFDENDLFDHSHLYQYNLESSNIVNSRETIRSSQNVAGALQLAINGKIYRAGFKTLGVGLDISVINQPNNIGTSCDYSENTVNLGGKASQLGLPPFVQSIFLYTFDYEDVCLGDQTHFFITSEEPYDSVLWDFGDGQTSILDEPLHTYQQAGVYTVSLTMYLNGVEQGPFLKQVIISQPPDVLQTTFDLVQCDSADNNPNDGIAPFNLQLANAPLSLFTQDAIQVYYYHTMADAINDTDNSKAINEIYTNQSNGEIVYAKVLKANTDCYSMATVRLNTTQALDIGTHQLGACDPDEDNLADFDLESESIRIATALNLPTNVDISFYEDKNDAAIGVNPLPNIYTSTNNTLYIRAESSNECYGTGVLNLEVKSFPQLEDQVVNVCLTDFPITINTGLHASEVSNYNYDWSTNDNVNEITVLQAGVYTVNVIDPLFNCEDTMSITVNQNEIPEIRDLIINDRDLTILLNNAANDFVYAIDDEFGVYQESNSFLNLPYGKHTLYIMDALNCERISKDFYILGFPKYFTPNNDSDNDTWNVAGLDPALFETQLITIEIFNRYGKLLKTFNPNQSDGWNGTFNGNLLTDDDYWYCLKLPSGEEYKGHFALKR from the coding sequence TTGAAAACCAAGATATTACTTTTAATATTTACCCTTTCTGTTAGTTTGGCGTTTTCGCAAAAACAATCGGCCAATTGGTATTTTGGTGAATATGCAGGTCTTAATTTTAATACACCAACCCCAACACCACTAACAGACGGGCAATTAATTACCAAAGAAGGATGCGCGACCATATCGGACCCGAACGGAAACCTTTTATTTTATACCGATGGCGTAACCATTTGGGATAGACGCCATCAAATTATGCCCAACGGAGAAGGGCTTTTAGGGCATAGTTCGAGTACCGAATCGGCTTTAATTGTGCCAAAACCAGGAAGCACATCAAAATATTATGTGTTCACTATTGATAAACCAAGTTATTATTTAACAGAGGCCGAACCCATTGATGGTGTTAATTACTCAGAAATCGACTTGTCTTTAAACAGTGGTTTTGGCGATGTGGTACCTGGAAATAAAAACAATCATTTGGTTACTTATGACACCAATGACGCTGTTCAAAACGAGTATAAATCTTCAGAAAAAATTACAGCTGTTTCGCATAGCGATGGTAGTTCAATTTGGGTTATCACGCAATTTATGAACAAGTTTTATGCGTTTTTAATTGATATATATGGGGTAAACGAAACACCAATTGTATCAACCGTACCACAAATGATTCGGCCAATATTTAATGATGATGGTGCCAATATTACTGCAATTGGTTACTTAAAAGTTTCTCCCGATGGAAAGAAAATTGCCATCGCTCATAGTTCTACCAATGCAGGAAGCCCAAGGACTGGTAGAAAAAAATCGGGAAAAGTATTGCTTTATGACTTTAATAATACAACCGGGGCAGTTACCAATCAATTAGAGATTTTGTCTGGTGCTTACCCTTATGGCGTTGAATTCTCCCCAAATTCAGAACTATTGTATATAACCGATAATTTTTTTGATGAAAACGACCTTTTCGATCATAGCCATTTGTATCAATATAATTTAGAAAGTTCAAATATTGTAAATTCAAGAGAAACAATACGGTCTTCACAAAATGTTGCTGGAGCTTTACAATTGGCCATAAACGGAAAAATATATAGAGCTGGCTTTAAAACATTGGGAGTTGGTTTGGATATTTCGGTAATTAATCAACCCAATAATATTGGCACATCTTGTGATTATTCTGAAAACACAGTGAATTTAGGTGGAAAGGCCTCTCAGTTAGGGCTTCCACCCTTTGTCCAATCTATATTTTTGTATACTTTTGATTATGAAGATGTTTGTTTAGGAGATCAAACCCATTTTTTTATTACTTCCGAGGAACCCTATGACAGTGTGCTTTGGGATTTTGGTGACGGACAAACCTCTATACTTGACGAACCGTTGCACACTTATCAACAAGCTGGTGTTTACACGGTAAGTTTAACCATGTATTTAAATGGGGTAGAGCAGGGGCCTTTTTTAAAACAAGTCATTATTTCCCAACCGCCAGATGTATTGCAAACCACGTTCGATTTAGTGCAATGTGACTCTGCAGATAATAATCCCAATGATGGTATTGCACCTTTTAATTTGCAATTGGCCAATGCGCCTTTAAGTTTGTTTACACAGGATGCTATTCAGGTGTATTATTACCATACCATGGCAGATGCCATTAATGACACTGATAATTCTAAAGCCATTAATGAAATCTATACCAATCAATCCAATGGCGAAATAGTATATGCCAAAGTACTTAAAGCCAATACCGATTGTTATAGTATGGCTACAGTGAGACTAAATACTACACAAGCACTAGATATAGGAACGCACCAATTAGGAGCCTGCGACCCCGACGAGGATAATCTTGCAGATTTCGATTTAGAGTCTGAAAGCATTAGAATTGCAACAGCTTTAAACCTGCCAACAAATGTTGATATATCATTCTACGAAGATAAAAATGATGCTGCCATAGGGGTTAATCCATTGCCAAATATATACACATCAACAAATAATACACTATATATTAGAGCAGAAAGTAGTAATGAATGTTACGGCACAGGGGTTTTAAATTTGGAAGTAAAATCTTTTCCTCAATTGGAAGATCAGGTTGTAAATGTGTGTCTTACAGATTTCCCGATTACTATTAACACGGGGCTTCATGCCAGTGAGGTAAGTAATTACAATTACGATTGGAGTACCAATGACAATGTAAATGAAATTACCGTATTACAGGCAGGGGTGTATACGGTAAATGTTATTGACCCGCTATTTAATTGTGAAGATACGATGAGCATTACTGTCAATCAAAATGAAATTCCTGAAATACGAGATTTGATTATTAATGACCGCGATTTAACGATTTTACTCAATAATGCTGCCAATGATTTTGTTTATGCTATTGATGATGAGTTTGGTGTGTATCAAGAAAGTAATTCGTTTTTAAATTTACCTTACGGAAAGCATACACTGTATATTATGGATGCTTTGAATTGCGAGCGTATATCAAAAGATTTTTATATTCTAGGGTTTCCTAAATATTTTACCCCAAATAATGATAGCGATAATGATACTTGGAATGTTGCAGGCTTAGATCCAGCTTTATTTGAAACCCAATTAATAACTATCGAGATTTTTAATCGGTATGGTAAATTGTTAAAAACTTTTAATCCGAATCAGTCTGATGGATGGAATGGTACTTTTAATGGAAATCTTTTGACAGATGATGATTATTGGTATTGTTTAAAGCTTCCCAGTGGAGAAGAGTACAAGGGGCATTTTGCTTTAAAGCGATAA
- a CDS encoding DUF3179 domain-containing (seleno)protein, producing MKRVFILLSVGLIFISCSTNNKNINDLEEEVSENLWCVPESTISDGTSFFPLMDNPNYTTVSEIETRNFLNDNSKLALYKINNQVYAYPYDYTNKYEVINDSFDDTHIALTYCPFTESALCFDRKLSNDNILTLKASGYLHKDNLVPSDANTTLFWSQMKTSGLRLNNKEDKLKTFNILETRWQTVKNHYPNALVFNFETNCETCAGAETQLNLNNLFGVINEHVLEDTIHLFKYEDFSNNTKIVRISVNNKNTIVVGNKNKVYFNAFYIPSNITFSALDDSEFPLVLKDNEGNKWDIFGVATEGPRTGSKLTAPKSYVAAGWAWEDFFENLIYYNN from the coding sequence ATGAAACGCGTCTTTATTCTATTATCAGTTGGGTTAATTTTTATAAGTTGTTCAACAAACAACAAAAACATTAATGACTTAGAAGAGGAAGTTTCAGAAAACCTTTGGTGTGTTCCAGAAAGCACTATTAGCGATGGCACGTCCTTTTTCCCGTTAATGGACAACCCAAATTACACTACCGTTTCAGAGATTGAAACCCGAAATTTTCTAAACGACAATTCAAAATTAGCATTATACAAGATAAATAATCAAGTGTACGCCTATCCCTATGATTACACAAACAAATACGAAGTAATAAACGATAGTTTTGATGATACACACATTGCCCTTACATATTGCCCGTTTACCGAAAGTGCGCTTTGCTTCGATAGAAAGCTATCAAATGATAATATTTTAACCTTGAAAGCTTCGGGCTATTTACATAAAGATAATTTGGTTCCATCTGATGCCAACACCACATTGTTTTGGTCACAAATGAAAACATCTGGATTAAGACTAAACAATAAAGAGGATAAGCTTAAAACATTTAATATTTTAGAAACCAGATGGCAAACCGTAAAAAACCATTACCCTAATGCCCTTGTTTTTAATTTTGAAACAAACTGTGAAACCTGTGCCGGTGCAGAAACACAGTTAAACTTAAATAACCTTTTTGGGGTTATTAACGAGCATGTTTTAGAGGATACTATACACTTGTTTAAATATGAAGATTTTTCGAATAACACCAAAATAGTCCGTATTTCAGTAAATAACAAAAACACCATTGTGGTGGGTAATAAAAACAAGGTGTATTTTAATGCATTTTATATTCCTTCTAACATTACATTTAGTGCTTTAGACGACTCAGAATTTCCGCTGGTTCTAAAAGATAATGAAGGAAATAAATGGGATATTTTTGGGGTTGCTACCGAAGGTCCCAGGACAGGAAGTAAATTAACCGCGCCTAAATCTTACGTTGCGGCAGGATGGGCTTGGGAAGACTTTTTTGAAAATTTAATTTACTACAATAATTAA
- a CDS encoding SusD/RagB family nutrient-binding outer membrane lipoprotein: MKKVLLIVLSLSLVVTSCKSDELYENLNRDPKNPTQVAADFLYNSATKSLIDQVTSTNVNRNIYRLLAQYWTQTTYTDESNYDFVTRNIPQYHWSETYRDVLLDLKTSVEVVNNDEALSQSEKDARNAQAEILMIYAWQHLVDSFGDIPYSEALGEETLPAYDDAATIYTDLINRINAAIPNLSGSGYSSVDQLYGGDSASWVKFANSLKLRLGIRLTDVNPSLAQSTVESAVSGGVFTSNADNATIHYMSSTPNTNPLWVDLVQSGRADFVAANTIVDIMNNIDDPRRSEYFDQNLGSGVYTGGAYGDNNSFPNFTHIRGKDDNTYMHDPTFAANLLDFSEVSFYLAEAAERGYTVGGTAEEHYNNGIAASFEAWGSSDLATYMANPDVAYSTAPGTWKEKIGLQFWLAMYNRGFEGWTVWRKFDTPDLNIPVVSGSPVPTRYTYPVNEQNLNEANWEAASSAIGGDTQTTKLFWDVD, from the coding sequence ATGAAAAAAGTATTATTAATCGTTTTAAGTTTATCACTTGTAGTGACATCTTGTAAATCAGATGAGCTATACGAAAACTTAAATAGAGACCCAAAAAATCCTACTCAAGTAGCTGCAGATTTTTTATATAATTCTGCAACTAAGAGTTTAATTGATCAAGTAACTAGTACCAATGTAAATAGAAATATTTACAGGCTACTAGCACAATATTGGACTCAAACCACTTATACAGATGAGTCTAATTACGACTTTGTAACAAGAAATATTCCACAATACCATTGGTCTGAAACGTACAGAGATGTATTATTGGATTTAAAAACATCTGTGGAAGTAGTTAACAACGACGAAGCTTTGAGTCAAAGTGAAAAAGATGCTAGAAATGCACAAGCAGAAATATTAATGATTTATGCATGGCAACATTTAGTAGATTCGTTTGGTGATATTCCTTACAGCGAAGCTTTAGGAGAAGAGACTCTTCCTGCCTATGATGACGCAGCAACGATTTACACAGACTTAATTAATAGAATTAATGCTGCTATACCAAACCTTTCGGGTTCTGGTTATTCAAGCGTTGACCAATTATATGGTGGTGATTCTGCTTCTTGGGTTAAATTTGCTAACTCGTTAAAGCTTCGCTTAGGTATTCGTCTTACCGATGTTAATCCATCACTTGCACAGTCAACGGTTGAATCGGCTGTTAGCGGGGGTGTATTTACTTCAAATGCCGATAATGCCACTATTCACTATATGAGCTCTACGCCAAACACAAATCCACTATGGGTAGATTTGGTACAGTCTGGACGCGCAGATTTTGTGGCAGCAAATACTATTGTTGACATCATGAATAACATTGATGACCCTAGAAGATCTGAATATTTTGATCAAAACCTAGGTAGTGGTGTATACACTGGTGGTGCTTATGGAGACAATAACAGTTTCCCAAATTTCACACATATCCGTGGAAAAGATGATAACACCTACATGCACGACCCTACTTTTGCCGCTAATTTATTAGATTTCTCTGAGGTTTCTTTTTATTTAGCCGAAGCCGCCGAAAGAGGTTATACTGTTGGTGGCACGGCAGAAGAGCATTACAACAATGGAATCGCAGCTTCTTTTGAAGCTTGGGGATCATCAGATTTAGCAACTTATATGGCAAATCCTGATGTTGCTTATTCTACCGCCCCTGGTACCTGGAAAGAAAAAATTGGTTTACAATTTTGGTTAGCTATGTACAATAGAGGTTTTGAAGGCTGGACAGTTTGGAGAAAATTTGATACCCCCGATCTTAATATACCTGTAGTTTCTGGTAGTCCGGTTCCAACGCGATATACATATCCTGTAAATGAGCAAAACTTAAATGAAGCTAACTGGGAAGCCGCATCTTCAGCAATTGGTGGAGATACACAAACCACTAAATTGTTTTGGGACGTCGACTAA
- a CDS encoding SusC/RagA family TonB-linked outer membrane protein: protein MKTKFSGILTLLLALVVQLSFAQEKTISGTVTDNSGMPLPGVNIIVKNTTNGTQTDFDGNYSINANSGDILVFSYVGLKTQEATVGASNTLNVTMEEDAAVLDEVVVTALGIKREKKSLGYATQEVKGEAVSKVKSQNFVNSLSGKVAGLQIKPSGTLGGSTQVIIRGNASVTGNNQALFVIDGIPVNNGVNNQVLGATQSSSDSRLQTTGRGGYDYGNAASDINPDDIESINVLKGAAATALYGSRASNGVVMITTKRGAKNKGLGVTVSSSITVGTADKSTLPVYQKKYGAGYGAFYDDPTGYFGLFDVDGDGTADLTTPFTEDASYGAEFDPNTLVYQWNSIFPELDGYQQATPWLAGKNDPNYVWETSSTIVNSVSLDGGTDTSTFRVGITNMLQEGNLPNSEIKRNTIAFNGSHDLSDKFNVSSAFTFTKTDGKGRYGTGYDSNNVMQQFRQWWQTNVDVAEQKQAYLSTGNNITWNTNSATNLSPIYSDNPYWTFYENYETDTRNRYFGNVTLSYELNDWLSAMGRFTFDNYTEFQEERTNVGSSNVSRYTRFNNAVAEYNYDFLLNFNHDLTEKLNLDGNIGFNLRINKVDNIYALTNGGLNLRDVYSLANSASAINAPTETEWTKNVDGLFARASFGYDDTAFIEGTYRRDRSSALPKENNAYDYFSITGSLIFSQLIDSDFISFGKLRGNYGEVGNDTAPYRVFNTFGIGTPFNGGLASNPGTKQNLNLKSERQQNWEIGLEMKLLQNRLGFDVSYYNTRNIDQITPVTVPNSTGYSFVILNAGTIENKGWEVQLNATPLKTEDFSWDVTLNWDKNESLVVELADGIENLQLASPQGGISINAIPGEPYGTIRGTALVRHANGQPIVNQTGSGSRIGKYQISATNNEIIGDINPDWKAGIYNSFNYKNFNLSFLIDIQKGGDLFSLDTWYGYATGLYDFTAGNNELGNPVRNPITGTPGNYGADTGGVILPGVAPDGTPNTVRASADNFANPWGYARAANEQHIYDAGYVKLREASLSYNFGSKILDKVPFTSATFSVIGRNLWIIDKNIPYADPEAGLSAGNIQGYHSGSYPAIKEIGASLKLQF, encoded by the coding sequence ATGAAAACAAAGTTTAGTGGAATTCTAACGCTATTACTAGCGTTAGTTGTGCAACTTTCTTTTGCACAAGAAAAAACAATTTCAGGTACGGTTACAGACAATTCTGGCATGCCGCTCCCTGGGGTTAACATTATTGTAAAAAACACTACTAACGGTACACAAACCGATTTTGATGGAAATTATTCTATCAATGCTAATTCAGGAGATATTCTTGTTTTTAGCTATGTAGGGTTAAAAACGCAAGAAGCAACAGTTGGAGCTTCTAATACGCTTAACGTTACTATGGAAGAAGACGCTGCGGTATTAGACGAAGTTGTTGTTACAGCGTTAGGTATTAAAAGAGAGAAGAAAAGCTTAGGTTACGCCACTCAAGAAGTTAAAGGAGAGGCTGTATCCAAGGTAAAAAGCCAAAACTTCGTAAACTCTTTATCAGGTAAGGTCGCTGGTTTACAAATTAAACCTTCCGGTACTTTGGGTGGTTCTACCCAAGTAATTATTAGAGGTAATGCCTCGGTAACTGGAAATAACCAAGCGCTTTTTGTAATTGATGGTATTCCCGTAAACAATGGCGTAAACAACCAAGTGTTGGGTGCTACTCAAAGCTCATCAGACTCCAGATTACAAACTACTGGTAGAGGTGGTTATGATTATGGTAATGCTGCATCTGATATTAATCCTGATGACATTGAATCTATCAATGTTCTTAAAGGAGCTGCTGCAACAGCACTATATGGTTCTCGTGCTTCTAATGGTGTAGTAATGATTACTACCAAAAGAGGCGCAAAAAACAAAGGTTTGGGAGTAACGGTTAGTTCTAGTATTACTGTAGGAACTGCTGACAAATCTACACTACCTGTTTACCAAAAAAAATACGGTGCAGGTTACGGTGCATTTTACGATGACCCAACTGGTTACTTTGGTCTATTTGACGTAGATGGTGATGGCACTGCCGATTTAACTACCCCATTTACTGAAGATGCATCCTATGGTGCAGAATTTGACCCAAACACCCTGGTTTATCAGTGGAATTCTATTTTTCCAGAATTAGACGGATACCAGCAGGCAACACCATGGTTAGCAGGTAAAAATGACCCTAACTATGTTTGGGAAACTTCAAGTACTATAGTAAATTCTGTTTCTCTGGATGGAGGCACAGATACTAGCACGTTCCGTGTTGGTATTACAAACATGTTACAAGAAGGTAACCTACCTAATAGTGAGATTAAAAGAAATACGATTGCTTTTAATGGTTCTCACGACTTATCAGACAAATTTAATGTGTCTTCCGCTTTTACTTTTACAAAAACGGACGGTAAAGGTAGATATGGAACAGGTTACGATTCTAACAACGTTATGCAACAATTTAGACAATGGTGGCAAACCAACGTAGATGTTGCAGAGCAAAAACAAGCTTATTTATCAACTGGTAATAATATTACCTGGAATACAAATTCAGCAACAAACCTTTCTCCTATTTATTCTGATAACCCGTATTGGACATTCTATGAGAACTACGAAACAGATACGCGTAACAGATACTTTGGAAACGTAACTTTAAGCTACGAACTAAATGATTGGTTAAGCGCAATGGGTAGATTTACTTTTGACAACTATACAGAGTTCCAAGAAGAAAGAACAAATGTTGGAAGTTCTAATGTATCTAGGTATACAAGGTTTAACAACGCTGTTGCAGAGTACAACTACGATTTTCTATTAAATTTCAACCACGATTTAACCGAAAAATTAAATTTAGACGGTAATATTGGTTTTAACTTAAGAATAAATAAAGTAGATAATATTTATGCCTTAACCAATGGCGGTTTAAATTTACGTGACGTTTACTCTTTAGCCAATAGTGCGAGTGCCATAAATGCTCCTACAGAAACGGAGTGGACCAAAAATGTGGACGGTTTATTTGCTCGTGCAAGTTTTGGTTATGATGACACAGCATTTATTGAAGGTACATACAGAAGAGACCGTTCTTCAGCCTTACCTAAAGAAAATAATGCCTATGATTATTTCTCTATCACGGGTAGTTTAATTTTTTCTCAGTTAATCGATTCAGATTTTATTTCATTCGGTAAGCTTCGAGGAAATTATGGTGAAGTAGGTAACGACACAGCACCGTACAGAGTATTTAATACATTTGGCATTGGTACTCCATTTAATGGTGGTTTAGCCAGTAACCCGGGTACTAAGCAAAATTTAAACTTAAAATCTGAAAGGCAACAAAACTGGGAAATAGGTTTAGAAATGAAGTTGTTACAAAATCGTTTAGGTTTTGATGTGTCTTATTACAACACAAGAAACATCGACCAAATTACACCTGTAACGGTTCCTAATTCTACAGGGTATTCTTTTGTAATCCTGAATGCAGGTACTATTGAAAATAAAGGATGGGAAGTACAGTTGAATGCAACACCTTTAAAAACAGAGGACTTCAGTTGGGATGTAACTCTTAACTGGGACAAAAATGAAAGTTTAGTAGTTGAGTTAGCCGATGGTATAGAAAACTTACAACTAGCGTCTCCTCAAGGCGGTATTTCAATTAACGCGATACCAGGTGAGCCTTACGGTACAATTAGAGGTACAGCTTTAGTTAGACATGCAAATGGACAACCTATCGTTAACCAAACTGGTAGTGGTTCTAGAATTGGTAAGTATCAAATATCTGCAACCAATAACGAAATTATTGGTGACATCAACCCAGATTGGAAAGCAGGTATTTACAATAGCTTTAACTACAAAAACTTTAACTTAAGTTTCTTAATCGACATTCAAAAAGGTGGAGATTTATTCTCACTCGATACTTGGTATGGCTATGCAACAGGTTTATACGACTTTACCGCTGGAAACAATGAGTTGGGGAACCCCGTAAGAAACCCAATAACTGGAACACCAGGAAACTATGGCGCAGATACTGGTGGTGTTATTTTACCTGGTGTAGCTCCTGATGGAACACCAAACACCGTTAGAGCGAGTGCAGACAACTTTGCGAACCCCTGGGGGTATGCAAGAGCTGCGAACGAACAGCATATATACGACGCAGGTTACGTAAAACTACGTGAAGCCAGTTTATCATATAACTTTGGATCTAAAATTTTAGACAAAGTTCCATTTACATCAGCTACTTTCTCAGTAATTGGAAGGAACTTATGGATTATTGATAAAAACATTCCTTATGCAGACCCTGAGGCTGGTTTAAGTGCTGGTAACATTCAAGGATATCACTCTGGATCTTACCCTGCAATCAAAGAAATCGGTGCAAGTTTAAAATTACAATTTTAA
- a CDS encoding RNA polymerase sigma-70 factor, with the protein MSFNKNKDQKLIERLKHNDEDALKLIYNLYWEQLFIYAFSLLKKREISEDVIQEIFIKIWEKRDTIVIKTTLKGYLYTCVLHKVYDVFRKDKSAFSEEVLQNFDVKIQTSNPESKLIYIELEAQINAVVNTLPEKCKKVFKLSRENQLSHKEISTQLNISTKSVEAYITKALKIIRPSLVNISYAIIICFFFVKVC; encoded by the coding sequence ATGAGTTTTAATAAAAATAAAGATCAGAAATTAATTGAACGTCTAAAACATAATGATGAGGACGCCTTAAAACTAATTTATAATTTATATTGGGAGCAACTGTTTATTTATGCCTTTAGCCTCCTTAAAAAACGTGAAATTTCTGAGGACGTAATCCAAGAAATATTTATTAAAATTTGGGAGAAACGAGACACAATCGTTATTAAAACTACCTTAAAAGGCTATTTGTACACTTGCGTTCTTCATAAGGTTTACGATGTTTTTAGAAAAGATAAAAGTGCCTTTTCTGAAGAGGTACTTCAAAATTTTGATGTAAAAATTCAAACATCAAATCCAGAATCAAAACTTATTTATATAGAACTTGAAGCACAAATAAATGCAGTTGTAAATACGTTGCCCGAAAAGTGTAAAAAAGTATTCAAGTTAAGTAGAGAAAACCAATTGAGTCATAAGGAAATTTCTACTCAACTAAACATTTCTACAAAATCAGTAGAGGCCTACATTACCAAGGCCTTAAAAATAATTAGACCTTCTCTGGTTAACATATCCTACGCCATAATTATTTGCTTTTTTTTTGTAAAGGTTTGTTAA